In the genome of Vanacampus margaritifer isolate UIUO_Vmar chromosome 1, RoL_Vmar_1.0, whole genome shotgun sequence, one region contains:
- the prim1 gene encoding DNA primase small subunit, giving the protein MPSSLNYDPAILPDLLPLYYRRLFPFSQYYRWLNYGGVQKNYFQNREFSFTLKDDIYVRYQSFTTQNELEKEMQKMNPYKIDIGAVYSHRPSQHNTVKSGSFQALEKELVFDIDMTDYDDVRSCCSAADICSKCWTLMSIAIQILNRALRDDFGFQHLLWVYSGRRGVHCWVCDEAARTLSVSARSAVAEYLSLVKGGEETIKKVVLTEPIHPLIRESLTVVEGYFSMYALQQQDILGRKESVEQVLALVPEDVRKELQQDFKNEKNPEKRWQLIMEQASRKQAAAKKGQHFEKEIMLQYCYPRLDVNVSKGVNHLLKSPFSVHPKTGRISVPMDLTELDTFDPFNVPTISLLCEELDRAKVAEVEDENEEIKENEEVSAEKRKIRDYKRTSLAKYIKYFDTFLDGVSHSRKGELLRKSDVQKEF; this is encoded by the exons ATGCCGTCGTCATTAAATTATGACCCAGCGATCTTACCGGATTTACTACCGCTTTACTACCGCCGACTGTTTCCTTTCTCACAGTACTACCGTTGGCTCAACTATGGAGGAG TGCAGAAAAACTATTTCCAGAACCGAGAGTTCTCCTTCACCCTCAAAGACGACATATACGTCCGCTACCAGTCTTTTACTACGCAGAACGAACTGGAGAAGGAAATGCAGAAGATGAACCCTTACAAAATTGACATTGGAGCAGTCTATAGTCACCGA CCCAGTCAACATAACACGGTGAAGTCCGGATCCTTCCAAGCTCTGGAAAAAGAGCTGGTGTTTGACATAGACATGACTGATTATGATGACGTCAGAAGCTGTTGCAG TGCTGCAGACATTTGTTCTAAGTGCTGGACTCTAATGAGCATCGCTATACAGATCCTTAACAGAGCTCTTCGAG ATGACTTTGGTTTTCAGCACCTCCTGTGGGTATATTCTGGCAGAAGAGGGGTTCATTGTTGGGTGTGTGATGAAGCTGCTAGGACCCTTTCGGTATCTGCTCGATCCGCAGTGGCAGAATACCTCAGTTTGGTCAAG GGTGGTGAGGAGACTATAAAAAAAGTGGTGCTGACAGAGCCAATTCATCCCTTAATTAG AGAATCTCTGACAGTTGTGGAGGGATACTTCTCCATGTATGCACTGCAACAACAGGACATACTGGGCCGCAAGGAGTCTGTGGAGCAAGTGCTGGCCCTTGTGCCTGAAGAT GTTCGAAAAGAGTTACAACAGGACTTCAAAAATGAGAAGAACCCAGAGAAACGGTGGCAACTCATCATGGAACAAGCCAGCAGGAAACAA GCGGCTGCCAAGAAGGGCCAACACTTTGAGAAAGAAATCATGTTGCAGTATTGTTACCCACGACTTGATGTCAACGTCAGTAAAGGGGTGAATCATTTACTGAAGAGCCCCTTCAGTGTCCATCCTAAAACAG GGCGCATCTCTGTTCCCATGGACCTCACAGAACTGGATACGTTTGATCCCTTCAACGTACCCACAATCAG TTTGCTCTGCGAAGAGTTGGATCGGGCCAAGGTGGCTGAGGTAGAAGATGAAAATGAAGAGATCAAGGAAAATGAGGAAGTATCTGCAGAGAAACGGAAGATCAGAG ATTACAAAAGAACCAGTCTGGCAAAATACATCAAgtattttgatacatttttggaTGGCGTCTCTCATTCACGGAAAGGAGAACTTCTCAGAAAGAGTG ATGTTCAAAAGGAATTTTGA